From the genome of Shewanella sp. Choline-02u-19, one region includes:
- a CDS encoding META domain-containing protein — protein MIKQSLIVAGLLLGLSACQSTQQVQIEDLAIEGTWHIEVANGQPVIDYSPAQLTFEAEGKLTGNNSCNNFFGSYVLSGQSLQLQPAGSTMKACVDALMAQEQRVMQAMPDISQGKLSKGKLLLQDTDNKTLLILSKK, from the coding sequence ATGATAAAACAATCCCTTATCGTAGCTGGTTTGCTACTAGGTTTATCCGCATGCCAGTCAACTCAGCAAGTCCAAATCGAGGATTTAGCTATTGAGGGGACATGGCATATTGAAGTTGCAAACGGTCAACCTGTTATCGACTATAGCCCAGCTCAACTGACTTTCGAAGCAGAAGGTAAATTAACGGGCAACAATAGCTGTAATAATTTCTTTGGAAGTTATGTTTTATCGGGTCAATCGTTGCAGCTTCAACCCGCGGGTAGCACCATGAAAGCCTGTGTTGATGCCTTAATGGCACAAGAGCAACGCGTTATGCAGGCGATGCCTGATATCAGCCAAGGCAAGCTCAGCAAAGGCAAACTACTGCTGCAAGATACGGACAATAAAACGCTATTAATACTCAGTAAAAAATAA